Proteins encoded by one window of Vitis vinifera cultivar Pinot Noir 40024 chromosome 10, ASM3070453v1:
- the LOC132254440 gene encoding uncharacterized protein LOC132254440, which translates to MAATNDSEQKERIAKLYKALRKKDNEHVAEVCHELPEGPLQRISIYNDTVLHMATHSKQKDLVLKLLNMLPADRQLSDIKNNDGNTILHEVATSDAMKDVAEELLTRDSDLLIASNDSGETPIFCAARYGQTEMFKFLAGKMGLTKEGPEDYKPYLRRKDGTTVLQISIATECFDLASLIAENYPYLIKERDQSSMTAFQYLACNPTAFRKRKIQRRGFIEQLNKSKTRMKQSSMLQEFVKFSMEILMELYEETFKRDVTKNKRLTLIALVKNLAKHDTSWDANINSKAVGQDESKEHEIEEHFSKLSQKKEGQNSQESLTNKDKKSDETPLFLATMSNIEEIVDKILYFHPQAFTHTNKEGMNILHVAILYRHIDIFDMVVKSEVLARRLLSATDNKGNSVLHMVSQKRKSQASEKMQSPALQLQDELLLFEKVKSACKMHLTKPLNKDHQTAEELFAASNENLHKDAKEWLMATTENCTILSVFIATVAFAAAYTVPGGPNQETGIPILHSKPFFMVFVLADVISLALALTSVGMFFSILTSSFPLEDFKIYLFRKLRQGIICLVLSVSMMAVAFGATIVLIMTHSPKNVVWDVVAFLPVPIFFLSYSPLRSAVLVPCSEWFKSFVASFLIVVAILFVIFLLVVFYLSFLPFALAFFSFAMVIVTFIVLLLLPIFLLYGAFVGLRWTVRKAPEFLCKPAHWISGNKSQPKSDTQSPQPTTSAPLTDQV; encoded by the exons ATGGCTGCTACCAATGATTCCGAACAAAAGGAACGCATTGCTAAATTGTACAAAGCTTTGAGGAAAAAAGACAACGAGCATGTGGCTGAAGTCTGCCATGAACTTCCAGAAGGCCCGTTGCAGAGAATCAGTATTTACAACGACACAGTCCTCCACATGGCCACTCACTCCAAACAAAAAGATCTGGTACTCAAATTACTAAACATGTTGCCTGCAGACCGTCAACTTTCCGATATTAAAAACAACGACGGCAACACTATACTCCACGAAGTAGCCACCAGCGATGCCATGAAAGATGTGGCGGAGGAGCTGTTGACGAGAGATTCTGACTTGCTAATTGCGTCCAATGACTCAGGAGAGACGCCTATATTTTGTGCAGCCCGCTATGGCCAAACTGAAATGTTTAAGTTTCTGGCTGGGAAAATGGGGCTAACgaaagaaggtccagaagattATAAACCCTATTTGCGGAGAAAAGATGGAACAACAGTTCTCCAAATTTCCATCGCCACTGAGTGTTTTG ATTTAGCCTCATTAATTGCCGAGAACTATCCATACTTAATTAAAGAAAGGGATCAATCCTCAATGACTGCTTTTCAATATCTCGCATGCAATCCAACTGCATTTCGAAAGAGGAAAATACAAAGACGAGGGTTCATAGAGCAACTCAACAAATCAAAAACTCGAATGAAACAAAGCTCTATGCTACAagaatttgtaaaattttccaTGGAAATTCTCATGGAATTAT ATGAGGAAACCTTCAAAAGAGATGTGACGAAAAATAAAAG ATTAACACTTATAGCACTCGTCAAGAATTTAGCAAAGCACGACACTTCATGGGATGCTAATATTAATTCTAAAGCAGTGGGTCAAGATGAGAGTAAGGAGCATGAAATAGAAGAACACTTCTCTAAATTGTCCCAAAAAAAGGAAGGACAAAACTCCCAAGAAAGTTTAACTAACAAGGACAAGAAGAGCGATGAAACTCCATTATTTTTGGCAACAATGTCAAACATTGAAGAAATTGTCGACAAAATACTCTACTTCCATCCTCAGGCATTTACACATACAAATAAGGAGGGAATGAATATATTACATGTGGCAATCCTTTATCGTCATATTGATATTTTTGATATGGTGGTAAAGTCTGAAGTACTTGCAAGAAGGTTATTATCAGCTACGGATAACAAAGGAAACTCCGTACTACACATGGTtagccaaaaaagaaaaagtcaagCTAGTGAAAAGATGCAAAGCCCTGCACTCCAACTACAAGATGAGTTGCTTTTGTTTGAG AAAGTGAAGTCGGCCTGTAAGATGCATTTGACCAAGCCTCTCAACAAAGATCACCAGACTGCTGAAGAATTATTTGCTGCTTCTAATGAAAATCTCCATAAAGACGCCAAGGAATGGCTAATGGCCACTACTGAGAATTGCACCATTCTTTCTGTTTTCATAGCCACTGTTGCCTTCGCAGCAGCCTACACGGTACCAGGAGGTCCTAATCAAGAAACCGGCATTCCAATCCTTCACTCTAAACCCTTCTTTATGGTTTTCGTTTTAGCTGATGTGATCTCCCTCGCTTTGGCTTTGACATCTGTGGGTATGTTTTTCTCCATCCTTACATCCTCATTTCCTTTAGAAGACTTCAAGATATATCTGTTTAGAAAGCTGAGACAGGGAATTATATGTCTGGTCCTCTCGGTCTCAATGATGGCAGTGGCGTTTGGAGCAACAATCGTCCTGATAATGACACATAGTCCAAAAAATGTTGTCTGGGATGTGGTTGCATTCCTTCCtgtccccattttttttctttcatattcacCTCTACGTTCAGCAGTGCTGGTACCTTGCAGTGAATGGTTCAAAAGTTTTGTTGCAAGTTTCCTCATAGTTGTTGCCATTCTGTTTGTAATATTCCTCCTTGTCGTCTTTTACCTCTCTTTCCTTCCGTTTGCCCTCGCTTTCTTTTCGTTTGCCATGGTGATTGTAACATTCATCGTTCTCCTACTTCTccccatttttcttctctatggAGCTTTCGTAGGACTGCGCTGGACCGTGAGAAAGGCTCCTGAGTTTTTATGTAAACCTGCTCATTGGATATCTGGGAATAAATCCCAGCCCAAATCCGATACCCAATCTCCTCAGCCAACTACTTCTGCTCCTCTTACCGATCAAGtttga